In Cystobacter fuscus DSM 2262, the genomic stretch CGCCAGGGCTTATCGCCCAGACCTGGCCAGGCTCCAGCGGGTCAGCCCCGATGCTGCTCTCGCTGACCAACTCGGGCGTGGACACGAACTTCTCCACGCCGTCCAGGCCGAGTTGGTAACTGAAGTGGGTGTTACGGAACTCGGCGGCCCCGATGCGCTTCTGTTGCTCCTTCACCCGGCGGCGGCACTCCAGGGCGAGACGCAACGCCCACTCCAAATCCTCATCGGAGATGGGCATCTCGGGGTCCGGGTAAAGAAGCTTGAGCAGCCCGCTGACGGTCTTGCTCACCGCGTTGGTGTCGCGGCCCGACAGGGCGCTGCCCAGGATGGTCCGCCCCTGCATCGCCGTGGCCCGGCTCTGGTTGCGGAGCTGGCTCATGCACTCGGAGAGGAAATCGCTCACGAGCCCGAAGTGGTCGGTAAACAGCTCCTTGCTCACCTTCGGCACGTCCCAGCCGGGCAGGTAGCAATGGATGCGGTCCATGAAGGCGGTGTCGTTGCGCATCTCCGCAGGGAGCGGGCCAAACAGGTGGCCCACGCGCTGCTGGTGCTGCACGTCCACGTCGAAGTTGCCGACAAGCACGATGCTGCCGTCCGCGCGAATGTTCTCCTTGCCCCGGCTGAACTCGCCGGACTCCATGTAGCCCTTCATGATGTTCACGCCGTCCTTCTGGTCGAAGGACACGCCCGACACCTCGTCGAAGCAGATCACGTCGTACTGGCAGACCAGGCCGCGCTGGCCGGTGCTGTTGTTCACGAACATGCGGGCGACGGTGGCTTTGCCGCCCGAGATCAGATGAGCATAGGGCGACACCTGCTGGTACAGGTGGCTCTTGCCCGTGCCGCGCGGCCCCAGCTCGACGAGGTTGTAGTTGCGCTCCACGAAGGGGACCATGCGCAGGAAGATCGCGTCCTTCTGGCGCTCGGTGAAGCGGTCACCCTCCAGGCCGATGCTGCGCAGGAGCAGCCGCTTCCAGTCTGCCGTGCTGATCTGCCGCCGGCCTTTGGCGAGCGCCCCGAGCACGTCACGCTTGGAGAGCTGGATTTCCCGCAGCGAGGCCACGCCGAAGGGCCGCCCGCTGGCCTCCTGGGCGATGGCGGCGTCGTACTCCAGCTCGACCTCGGCGTAGAAACCGCCGGTCAGCATCCGCTCGTGCTGGCGGACCAGCTCGGGCGTGATGCGCACATCGCGAAGGCGCAGACTCGGCAGCTCGGCGATGTAGGAATCGGTCTTGGCATCGAGCCGCGCGGAAACGAGATCGATGATGCGGACGGAACCCTCCTCGCGCGCCCGGGCTTTGAACAGCTCCTCCTCGCCCGCACGCACGCTGCGACTCTGGAGCTGCCGGGCGACAATTTGAAGCCCCTCCTGGATCTCCTGCTCGTCGGTCGTGGCGCAATATCGGCCCAGCAGGAATTCGGCGACGTAGGTAGGCACCGGATACTGGCGTGCGAAGGACCGCACCAGATCCTTGCGAACGACGTAGCCCTCGAAGGCACTCGCGGTCAGGCGGTCGAGGTCATCAAGGTGGGCGATCATGCGTCGCCTCCGATGGTCGTGGGTTTCTTGTCGAGGACGGTGCCATCCGGGGCCAGGAGCACTGCGAAGGCGGCGGTGCCGGCAAGGTCGGGGTCAGCCACTAGGACGGAGCAGGTACCGTCTGCCCCGACGGTCTTGGGGGTGACGGTCAGGCTCGATCCTGCATCCGCGACCTTGCGACGCAGGTCCACCACCAGCCCGGACGCGGTGCTGGACACCTCGGCCTTGCAGCGCATCCCGACCCACTTCAAATCATTGATGGAGCCGTCCACGTCGGGCTTGTCGAGGGTAACGGTCAGGACGGGCGTATAGCACTCCTGCACCGTGAGCCCGCCGTGGGCGTACTCGATGTTGGCGTAGAAGGCGCACACGCCGGGGGCGTAGGTGACCTCCACCGTCTCGTCCCAAGCCCAGGGCAGCGCAGGCAGGTCGGCCTTGGAGGTGACCTTGAGTACTGCGCAACGACCCCACCGGCTTTCGGCGAGGCCCGTCGGCACCTTGGCGGGGGGCATTCCGCCGGGCACCAGCAACCAGCCGTGATCGGTCGCGATGCGCACTCTCTTCCAGCCGGCGGCCAGCAGTTCGGCTACGCGCTTCTCCAACTCACGGAGTTGGTCATCGACGTGGCGCGCGGTTTTGCACCCGTGCTTGTGCCCGTACTTGTCGATATCGCCGAACTCGGTCCAGCCTCGCCCAGACGGGTTGCCCACCTCGTTCCCCTCGAGCACCTGCACGCTTGCTGCGGCCATCAGCTTGCGAAAGGTAACGCTGTCCAGCGTCTTGCCGGTGGCCTCCACCGATGGCGTGAAATCGGCCGCTCCCGCCCCTCCCGTGAGCTGGTCGCGAATCGCCGAGATGTCGGGCTTCGAGGTGCCGGTAACCGGCGGGAAGGCCACCCAGCGCCCGTCGTGAGCCACCCGATTGCCAGCGGCGAGCAAACGCTCGGCCAGGACTGCACCCACGTCCCACCGCAGCCCGTCCGCGAACAGCAGACAGGTGCCGTCCTCGACGGGCACGCCCTGGGGCTTGGGGTACTCGCTGGTCTGGACAACTTCGCGCAGCCGCTCAGCGGTCCGCTGGAGCCACGGCAGATAGAGCACGCGGACTGCGCCGTGGATGGCGGCCCCATCGGTGTGGTCGGCGAGCGCCAGCGCAGCGAGAGCGGCCCCATCAGCCTTCCAGCCCGCAGAGGCGTACCAGTTTGCTAAGCCGTCGAGATGGCTACCGCCGACCGGGGCCTCGGTGGCGTCGGCAAGGGCGACAAGGTGCCCAAGCACCGTCGCCATACGAGCCCTACCGAGCTTAGCCCACACCCAGCCCCGGCGCGGCCCGTGCTCGGCCTCGAGCGCCCGAACGCGCTGGCGGGCA encodes the following:
- the brxL gene encoding protease Lon-related BREX system protein BrxL, which produces MIAHLDDLDRLTASAFEGYVVRKDLVRSFARQYPVPTYVAEFLLGRYCATTDEQEIQEGLQIVARQLQSRSVRAGEEELFKARAREEGSVRIIDLVSARLDAKTDSYIAELPSLRLRDVRITPELVRQHERMLTGGFYAEVELEYDAAIAQEASGRPFGVASLREIQLSKRDVLGALAKGRRQISTADWKRLLLRSIGLEGDRFTERQKDAIFLRMVPFVERNYNLVELGPRGTGKSHLYQQVSPYAHLISGGKATVARMFVNNSTGQRGLVCQYDVICFDEVSGVSFDQKDGVNIMKGYMESGEFSRGKENIRADGSIVLVGNFDVDVQHQQRVGHLFGPLPAEMRNDTAFMDRIHCYLPGWDVPKVSKELFTDHFGLVSDFLSECMSQLRNQSRATAMQGRTILGSALSGRDTNAVSKTVSGLLKLLYPDPEMPISDEDLEWALRLALECRRRVKEQQKRIGAAEFRNTHFSYQLGLDGVEKFVSTPELVSESSIGADPLEPGQVWAISPGGQDDAAGLYRIESTDGPGSGVKILNRPAPAAFVETVKYAEQNLYSRARELVGDRDPRAHEFSVQLRAFDASKAGSQLGVGVVIALCSSLLKKSVRGGLVVVGGVNLGGSIEPIYNAVSVAELAIEKGAATLLMPVSSRRQLYELSDDMATKVDVQFYSDVRDALLKALVE
- the pglZ gene encoding BREX-1 system phosphatase PglZ type B is translated as MSTVLDALVERLAAATAHNHVTERPPVIVLWTDGDRKWLPALSALRKRVPNLWTLGDYDPSSDQGPAAWVKWRLGQLKAGDSVPVLYLPGVRRLQFRSLEDFPEELKPIAELQFRGTWWTQVNGKDWTPLALLSSKKGGLGLPVAEDADTIGALDGLVSRVFDAPVADLKKGRLEADHFVALLTDDLEGDVLDWLGDPEGTRAGYTDSEWAVFRSFVKRRLGVDLDRDGPIVVAEELVQCNGGWAKVWNRYATGVPGSYIKVHHVLEKAQPSALMFDKSTLPRHNDAQEQVLRAALVELGEIPEANARQRVRALEAEHGPRRGWVWAKLGRARMATVLGHLVALADATEAPVGGSHLDGLANWYASAGWKADGAALAALALADHTDGAAIHGAVRVLYLPWLQRTAERLREVVQTSEYPKPQGVPVEDGTCLLFADGLRWDVGAVLAERLLAAGNRVAHDGRWVAFPPVTGTSKPDISAIRDQLTGGAGAADFTPSVEATGKTLDSVTFRKLMAAASVQVLEGNEVGNPSGRGWTEFGDIDKYGHKHGCKTARHVDDQLRELEKRVAELLAAGWKRVRIATDHGWLLVPGGMPPAKVPTGLAESRWGRCAVLKVTSKADLPALPWAWDETVEVTYAPGVCAFYANIEYAHGGLTVQECYTPVLTVTLDKPDVDGSINDLKWVGMRCKAEVSSTASGLVVDLRRKVADAGSSLTVTPKTVGADGTCSVLVADPDLAGTAAFAVLLAPDGTVLDKKPTTIGGDA